The Plutella xylostella chromosome 12, ilPluXylo3.1, whole genome shotgun sequence genome includes a window with the following:
- the LOC105394468 gene encoding protein turtle isoform X3: MGWRAVQPPHIAASLLLLLLGQLPVTCHVEHQDAVHITAILGESVVFNCQVDFPEDIPVPYVLQWEKKVGETGQDIPIYIWYESYPTHSGEGYEGRVSRVAADSPYGAASLNLTSIREADQGWYECKVVFLNRSPNQHKNGTWFHLDVHAPPRFSITPEDIIYVNLGDAIILNCQAEGTPTPEILWYKDANPVEPSGTVGIFNDGTELRISNIRHEDIGDYTCIARNGEGQVSHTARVIIAGGAVITMPPTNQTKLEGEKVQFTCEAKALPGNVTVKWFREGAPVAEVAALETRVTIRRDGALVINPVAADDSGQYLCEVSNGIGAPQSASAYLNVEYPAKVTFTPTVQYLPFRLAGVVQCYIKANPPLQYVTWTKDKRLLEPYQTKDIVIMNNGSLLFTRVNQNHQGRYTCTPYNAQGTQGSSGPMEVLVRKPPAFTVEPEPLYQRKVGESVEMHCEAQEAEGTQRPSVVWRRRDGLPLQKARVRANGGNITIDTLRRQDFGIYQCVASNEVATIVADTQLVIEGTQPHAPYNVSGTATEFQVTLRWQPGYAGGPDYKQDYTIWYREAGVSDWTKVPVTPSGATSVTINRLQPGTTYEFQVNSKNTIGEGMMSKAITIRTLGPKPGTPRNLTVTEVHNGFLITWQAPLDRANLVQFYTIKYRTDAQWKTLNRGMIRPEETSYLVKNLVGGRTYYFRVLANSATSYESSDEVKFPVPARVKHKAITAGVVGGILFFIVAIILSVCAVKICNKRKRRKQEKAYNMVAARLTDLRHADSTQVPFKKFTESGISSVVECVRFTAHWVWPAERCGGAAGARWLARLSVSSAGSAPSLAASSSDDGGFLPRLRAPLRPAAAPPRLLASSPAPWPPWPAAWPAWSPLHVSDLSSVPFPSSADNSLPTPPWGGRARRRPPPRHPRPRPLSEPPPHEASPESRSSSSGFGSKNASSSQHKGGSGAGSVAEWRPPPYRAPPAPPRALDAGSVDGHYEWDRASRTPTPSTPAPRRLDLVEARVQAMKEEFQLFRKRQALRRRSPDAAPRLALPAESVC, from the exons TGACGTGCCACGTGGAGCACCAGGATGCGGTGCACATCACGGCCATCCTGGGCGAGAGCGTGGTGTTCAACTGCCAGGTGGACTTCCCCGAGGACATCCCCGTGCCCTACGTGCTGCAGTGGGAGAAGAAGGTAGGCGAAACG GGTCAGGACATCCCCATCTACATCTGGTACGAGAGCTACCCGACGCACAGCGGCGAGGGCTACGAGGGCCGCGTGTCGCGCGTGGCGGCCGACTCGCCCTACGGCGCCGCCAGCCTCAACCTCACCAGCATCCGCGAGGCCGACCAGGGCTGGTACGAGTGCAAGGTGGTGTTCCTCAACCGCTCGCCCAACCAGCACAAGAATGGCACCTGGTTCCACCTCGACGTGCACGCGCCGCCGCGCTTCTCCATCACACCGGAAGACATTATATACGTTAACCTAG GCGACGCAATAATCCTGAACTGCCAAGCCGAGGGCACGCCCACTCCAGAGATCCTCTGGTACAAGGACGCCAACCCCGTGGAACCCTCGGGCACGGTGGGCATCTTCAACGACGGGACCGAGCTCCGGATCAGCAACATTCGCCACGAGGATATCGGGGACTACACCTGCATTGCTCGGAACGGGGAGGGCCAGGTGTCACACACCGCCAGGGTCATCATAGCTGGTGGCGCCGTTATTACG ATGCCACCGACAAACCAAACCAAGCTAGAAGGCGAAAAAGTCCAGTTTACTTGTGAAGCCAAAGCTTTGCCAGGGAATGTTACTGTGAAATGGTTCCGTGAGGGTGCTCCAGTGGCTGAAGTAGCGGCCTTGGAGACCAGAGTGACTATTAGAAGAGATGGAGCCCTGGTGATAAACCCGGTGGCGGCCGACGACTCCGGGCAGTATCTGTGTGAGGTGTCCAACGGTATAGGTGCCCCGCAAAGTGCCTCCGCTTATCTTAATGTTGAAT ATCCTGCTAAAGTGACATTCACGCCGACCGTGCAGTACCTCCCGTTTCGGCTGGCCGGGGTGGTACAGTGCTACATAAAGGCCAACCCCCCACTGCAATACGTCACGTGGACGAAAGACAAGCGCCTTTTAGAACCCTATCAAACTAAGGATATAGTGATTATGAACAACGGCTCCTTGCTTTTTACAAGGGTCAACCAGAATCACCAGGGGAGATATACTTGTACGCCTTATAATGCTCAAGGAACTCAGGGATCGTCag GTCCAATGGAAGTGTTAGTTCGTAAGCCCCCAGCCTTTACTGTAGAACCGGAGCCTTTATACCAGAGGAAG GTGGGAGAGTCAGTAGAAATGCACTGCGAAGCTCAAGAAGCAGAAGGCACGCAGCGACCCAGCGTGGTCTGGCGGAGACGAGACGGCCTTCCCTTACAGAAGGCCCGGGTTCGAGCCAACGGTGGGAACATTACTATAGACACGCTAAGGAGACAAGACTTCGGGATATATCAGTGCGTCGCTTCTAATGAG GTAGCGACAATAGTAGCAGACACGCAACTAGTGATCGAGGGCACCCAGCCACATGCTCCGTACAATGTATCTGGGACCGCCACGGAGTTCCAAGTCACGCTCCGATGGCAGCCAGGGTACGCCGGCGGGCCAGACTACAAGCAGGACTATACCATCTGGTATAGAGAGGCGGGAGTGTCCGATTGGACCAAAGTGCCCGTCACACCGTCTGGAGCCACTTCC GTGACAATAAACCGCTTGCAACCAGGAACGACGTACGAATTTCAAGTGAACAGTAAGAACACCATCGGAGAAGGCATGATGAGCAAAGCTATTACCATCAGAACTCTCG GTCCGAAGCCGGGTACCCCTCGGAACCTGACAGTGACGGAGGTGCACAACGGGTTCCTGATCACGTGGCAGGCGCCGCTGGACCGCGCCAACCTCGTGCAGTTCTACACCATCAAGTACCGCACCGACGCGCAGTGGAAGACGCTCAACCGAGGCATGATCCGGCCGGAGGAGACCAGCTATCTTG TGAAAAACCTAGTCGGCGGGCGCACGTACTACTTCCGAGTCCTGGCCAACTCTGCCACAAGCTACGAGAGTTCCGACGAAGTCAAGTTCCCTGTGCCCGCCCGCGTGAAGCACAAAGCCATCACCGCCGGCGTGGTGGGCGGGATCCTGTTCTTCATCGTGGCCATCATACTGTCGGTTTGTGCTGTGAAGATTTGCAACAAGAGGAAGCGGCGGAAGCAGGAGAAAG CATACAACATGGTAGCGGCCAGGCTGACCGACCTGCGCCACGCGGACAGCACTCAAGTGCCTTTTAAAAA ATTTACTGAAAGCGGAATATCGAGTGTAGTGGAGTGCGTGCGGTTCACGGCGCACTGGGTGTGGCCAGCGGAGCggtgcggcggcgcggcgggcgcgcgctgGCTGGCGCGGCTCAGCGTGAGCTCGGCGGGCTCGGCGCCGTCGCTGGCCGCGTCCAGCTCGGACGACGGCGGGTTCCTGCCGCGGCTGCGCGCGCCGctgcgccccgccgccgcgccgccgcgcctgcTGGCGTCCTCGCCCGCGCCCTGGCCGCCCTGGCCCGCCGCGTGGCCCGCCTGGTCGCCGCTGCACGTGTCCGACCTCAGCTCCGTGCCGTTCCCGAGCTCGGCCGACAACTCGCTGCCCACGCCGCCGTGGGGCGGGCGCGCCCGGcgccggccgccgccgcgccacccgcgcccgcgcccgctgtccgagccgccgccgcacgAGGCGTCGCCCGAGAGCCGCTCGTCGTCCAGCGGCTTCGGCAGCAAGAACGCGTCGTCGTCGCAGCACAAGGGCGGCAGCGGCGCGGGCAGCGTGGCGGAGTGGCGGCCGCCGCCGtaccgcgcgccgcccgcgccgccgcgcgcgctgGACGCCGGCTCCGTGGACGGCCACTACGAGTGGGACCGCGCGTCGCGCACGCCCACGCCCAGcacgccggcgccgcgccgcctggaCCTGGTGGAGGCGCGCGTGCAGGCCATGAAGGAGGAGTTCCAGCTGTTCCGCAAGCGCCAGGCGCTGCGCCGCCGCTCGCCcgacgccgcgccgcgcctcgCGCTGCCCGCCGAGAGCGTGTGCTGA